In Paludisphaera rhizosphaerae, a single window of DNA contains:
- a CDS encoding RNA polymerase sigma factor codes for MTIGPDVLGRLFDAHAAALVLYARQWRDAAEAEDLVQDAFVALARQGRLPDEPAVWLHRVVRNAAVSAHRGDRRRRAREGLVSRSEADAWFASVDDRLDARDASSLLAELDAESREAVTARIWGGLTFDQIAVLQGCSTAAAHRRYKSGLARLQERLERPCPSTTTESTT; via the coding sequence ATGACGATCGGGCCGGACGTGTTGGGACGCCTCTTCGACGCCCACGCGGCGGCCCTGGTCCTCTACGCCCGCCAGTGGCGCGACGCCGCCGAGGCCGAGGATCTGGTGCAAGACGCCTTCGTCGCCCTGGCGCGGCAGGGGCGCTTGCCCGACGAACCGGCCGTCTGGCTCCATCGCGTCGTCCGCAACGCGGCGGTCTCCGCCCACCGCGGCGACCGCCGGCGCCGGGCCCGCGAGGGGCTGGTCAGCCGATCGGAGGCCGACGCCTGGTTCGCCTCGGTGGACGACCGGCTCGACGCCCGTGACGCGTCCTCGCTCTTAGCCGAGTTGGACGCCGAGTCCCGCGAAGCCGTCACAGCCCGCATCTGGGGCGGACTGACCTTCGACCAGATCGCCGTGCTTCAAGGGTGTTCCACGGCCGCCGCGCATCGACGATACAAGTCCGGGCTCGCCCGGCTTCAGGAAAGGCTGGAACGACCATGTCCATCAACGACGACCGAATCGACGACCTGA
- a CDS encoding anti-sigma factor family protein → MKRLRRLRSILTLACDSASELASRQLDEPLDLVDRLALGGHLIICPPCRRFRRQIQFLRKACRQRTLGESIELDALSAEARARILRTLHDASPDERRDV, encoded by the coding sequence ATGAAGCGATTGCGACGGCTCCGCTCGATCCTGACCCTCGCGTGCGATTCGGCGTCCGAGCTGGCCTCGCGCCAGCTCGACGAGCCGCTCGACCTCGTCGACCGCCTGGCGTTGGGCGGCCATCTGATCATCTGCCCGCCCTGTCGTCGCTTCCGCCGCCAGATCCAGTTCCTCCGCAAAGCCTGCCGCCAAAGAACCTTGGGCGAATCGATCGAGCTCGACGCCCTCAGCGCCGAGGCGCGAGCCCGAATTCTCCGCACCCTCCACGACGCCTCCCCCGACGAACGACGGGACGTGTAA
- a CDS encoding sigma-70 family RNA polymerase sigma factor produces the protein MSSTPNPGTSGPADETADPSAWLDRHGDALYRYARARVGRREIAEDLVQDVLLAALRGVHLYRGEAAARTWLLGILRRKIADHYRRERSSSAMIEADLPGPGDRPSSDLFDARGRWREAPAKWRSPEAALDDADFWRVFEDCSSRLPGHLARAFLLREVEGVELDQLRVDLRVNPGNLRVRLHRARILLRACLEKHWFGTDADGPPRRP, from the coding sequence ATGTCGAGCACTCCGAACCCTGGGACCTCCGGGCCTGCCGACGAGACCGCCGACCCGTCCGCCTGGCTGGATCGGCACGGCGACGCGCTCTACCGCTACGCCCGGGCGCGCGTCGGTCGTCGGGAGATCGCCGAGGACCTCGTCCAGGACGTTCTCCTTGCAGCCCTCCGGGGCGTCCACCTCTATCGCGGCGAGGCCGCCGCCCGGACCTGGCTGCTGGGCATTCTCCGACGGAAGATCGCCGACCATTATCGCCGTGAGCGGTCGAGTTCGGCCATGATCGAAGCGGACCTCCCCGGTCCCGGCGATCGGCCGTCGTCGGACCTGTTCGACGCCCGGGGCCGCTGGCGGGAAGCCCCGGCGAAATGGCGATCCCCCGAGGCGGCGCTCGACGACGCCGACTTCTGGCGGGTGTTCGAGGACTGCTCGTCTCGCCTCCCCGGCCACCTCGCCAGGGCCTTCCTGCTCCGGGAGGTCGAGGGCGTGGAACTTGATCAACTCCGCGTCGACCTCCGCGTCAACCCCGGCAACCTGCGAGTCCGGCTCCACCGGGCGCGGATCCTGCTCCGGGCCTGCCTGGAGAAACACTGGTTCGGCACCGACGCCGACGGCCCTCCGAGACGTCCATGA
- a CDS encoding peroxiredoxin family protein, giving the protein MRTIHRLSPPCGFLFLVAGALAAGPVAPPSVGGLAPDFTLKTLADGAVRLETLTERGPVVLVVLRGWPGYECPACTAQVAELVRNAGQFRERKARVVLLYPGPAEALKAHAQDFASGKGLPDNFDLVLDPDFAVTRAYGLRWDAPGETAYPSTFVIGPGRKVAFAKVSHGHGGRVKAPEILQAPGMRTGGE; this is encoded by the coding sequence GTGCGTACGATTCACCGTCTTTCACCTCCTTGCGGTTTCCTGTTCCTGGTCGCCGGCGCCCTGGCGGCCGGCCCCGTCGCTCCGCCGAGCGTCGGGGGCCTGGCCCCGGACTTCACCCTCAAAACCCTCGCCGACGGGGCCGTTCGGTTGGAGACGCTGACCGAGAGGGGGCCCGTGGTCCTGGTGGTCCTCCGGGGCTGGCCGGGCTACGAGTGCCCGGCCTGTACGGCGCAAGTCGCCGAGCTGGTCCGCAATGCCGGTCAGTTCCGCGAGCGAAAGGCCCGGGTCGTCCTGCTCTATCCCGGCCCGGCCGAAGCCCTGAAGGCGCACGCCCAGGACTTCGCGTCGGGCAAGGGGCTGCCCGACAACTTCGACCTCGTGCTGGATCCCGACTTCGCCGTGACCAGGGCCTACGGGCTCCGCTGGGACGCCCCGGGCGAGACGGCTTACCCCTCCACGTTCGTGATCGGCCCGGGGCGTAAGGTCGCCTTCGCGAAGGTCAGCCATGGGCACGGCGGACGCGTGAAGGCGCCCGAGATCTTGCAAGCCCCGGGCATGCGAACCGGGGGCGAGTGA
- a CDS encoding DUF1223 domain-containing protein produces MPPQSRLLAAVVVALAALPSSSAAEEPSSSKRGVLVELYTSQGCDMCPAAEEILGRLAAENPGIVPIAFHVDYFNKPWKDVFSDPIYSQRQMVYNDVYTGPKPESYGLYYTPMLMIDGARSVNGRDPASAAAAIRAARTKPPAVSLDVKLDVAEDGLSGKAFVAVARRSTKLDDAPLLVCAVLREDGVSTDVQSGENAGKTLIARFPARRTEYDFVELNGTAPASKQFAFTIDPAWKRDRLRLACFVQNKRTAVVYQAVDIPWRATKAK; encoded by the coding sequence ATGCCCCCTCAAAGCCGGCTCCTCGCCGCAGTCGTCGTCGCCCTGGCGGCCCTCCCCTCCTCCTCGGCCGCTGAGGAGCCCTCGTCGTCCAAGCGCGGGGTCCTCGTCGAGTTGTACACCTCGCAGGGGTGCGACATGTGCCCCGCCGCCGAGGAGATCCTGGGCCGGCTCGCCGCCGAGAACCCGGGGATCGTCCCCATCGCCTTCCACGTCGATTACTTCAACAAGCCGTGGAAAGACGTCTTCTCCGACCCGATCTACAGCCAGCGGCAGATGGTCTACAACGACGTCTACACCGGGCCCAAGCCCGAATCGTACGGCCTCTACTATACGCCGATGCTGATGATCGACGGCGCCCGGTCGGTGAACGGCCGCGACCCGGCCTCGGCCGCCGCCGCGATCCGCGCGGCTCGGACCAAACCGCCCGCCGTGTCGCTGGACGTGAAACTCGACGTCGCTGAGGATGGACTGTCGGGCAAGGCGTTCGTCGCGGTCGCTCGCCGATCGACGAAGCTCGACGACGCGCCGCTGCTCGTCTGCGCGGTGCTTCGCGAGGACGGCGTCTCGACCGACGTCCAGTCTGGGGAGAACGCCGGCAAGACCCTGATCGCCCGGTTCCCGGCCCGCCGGACCGAGTACGATTTCGTCGAGTTGAATGGGACCGCCCCGGCGTCGAAGCAGTTCGCCTTCACGATCGACCCCGCCTGGAAGCGTGACAGGCTGCGGCTGGCCTGCTTCGTCCAGAACAAGCGCACGGCCGTCGTCTACCAGGCCGTCGACATCCCGTGGCGGGCGACGAAAGCGAAGTGA
- a CDS encoding spondin domain-containing protein yields the protein MLRTHLARARSLALTAFLVVIGCASAAAGELQITVTSNQPAGGFAFSPVWFGVHDGTYRTFAPGTAVSPALQAVAELGDPSALATAFTGHGSQAIAGSAPIGPGGTASTILDVASPTTQQYLSFASMVVPSNDFFFGNSDPLAFRLFNAAGQFLGPITIQIFGLNVWDAGSERNDIGFGAAFIVGDDATGHVAENGVVAPVFGGSADNSAYLASILGKSTPYGYDISHLMSPGDLIATIRIEAVPEPASIAMFGAGLVAIGVATLRRRG from the coding sequence ATGCTGAGAACCCACCTCGCGCGGGCCCGGTCGCTCGCGCTCACCGCCTTTCTCGTCGTGATCGGTTGTGCATCGGCGGCCGCCGGCGAGTTGCAGATCACGGTGACCAGCAATCAACCGGCCGGCGGCTTCGCATTTTCTCCGGTGTGGTTCGGGGTCCACGACGGGACCTATCGCACGTTCGCCCCGGGGACGGCGGTCTCGCCGGCCTTGCAGGCGGTCGCCGAGCTGGGAGACCCCTCGGCGCTGGCGACGGCCTTCACCGGCCACGGCTCGCAGGCGATCGCGGGCTCGGCGCCGATCGGGCCGGGGGGGACGGCTTCGACGATCCTGGACGTCGCCTCCCCGACGACGCAGCAGTACCTGAGCTTCGCGTCGATGGTGGTCCCCTCGAACGACTTCTTCTTCGGGAACTCCGACCCGTTGGCGTTTCGCTTATTCAACGCCGCCGGCCAGTTCCTGGGGCCGATCACCATCCAGATCTTCGGCTTGAACGTCTGGGACGCCGGCAGCGAGCGGAACGACATCGGCTTCGGCGCGGCGTTCATCGTCGGGGACGACGCCACGGGCCACGTCGCCGAGAACGGCGTGGTCGCGCCCGTCTTCGGCGGCTCGGCCGACAATTCGGCCTACCTCGCCTCCATCCTGGGCAAGTCCACGCCGTACGGCTACGACATCTCGCACCTCATGAGCCCCGGCGACCTCATCGCCACGATTCGGATCGAGGCCGTCCCCGAGCCGGCGTCGATCGCGATGTTCGGCGCGGGCCTCGTCGCGATCGGCGTCGCGACACTTCGGCGGCGCGGCTGA
- a CDS encoding redoxin domain-containing protein: MHSALRLFQPCLLLLLVSSAGAQSSKEPPVVGGQAPDFTLKTPAGKSVHLGALVEQGPAVVVLLRGWPGFQDSYDTQQVADLVRRTAEFRARNARVVLVYPGEADGLKAAADAFVAAKDLPGNFDLVLDADYVMTKAYNLRWEGGDETAYPSTFVLGAGRKVAFAKVSRVHGGRADASEILQALGVSATTLQP; encoded by the coding sequence ATGCACTCGGCCCTCCGCCTCTTCCAGCCGTGCCTGCTGCTGCTCCTCGTCTCCAGCGCCGGGGCGCAGAGCTCGAAGGAACCGCCGGTCGTGGGCGGCCAGGCGCCGGACTTCACGCTCAAGACGCCCGCCGGCAAGTCGGTCCATCTGGGAGCGTTGGTGGAGCAAGGGCCGGCGGTCGTGGTGCTCCTCCGCGGCTGGCCGGGATTCCAGGACTCTTACGACACGCAACAGGTCGCCGATCTGGTCCGAAGAACCGCGGAGTTCCGGGCGAGAAACGCCCGGGTCGTGCTGGTCTATCCCGGCGAGGCCGACGGTCTGAAGGCGGCCGCCGACGCATTCGTCGCCGCCAAGGATCTCCCGGGCAACTTCGACCTCGTGCTGGACGCCGACTACGTTATGACCAAGGCCTACAACCTGCGTTGGGAGGGCGGGGACGAAACGGCTTATCCCTCCACCTTCGTGCTTGGCGCCGGCCGTAAGGTCGCCTTTGCGAAGGTCAGCCGCGTCCACGGCGGCCGTGCGGACGCGTCCGAAATCCTGCAAGCCCTGGGCGTTTCGGCCACGACGCTGCAACCTTGA
- a CDS encoding alpha/beta fold hydrolase codes for MALAYPKPVAFPPASRSLDLVVLVHGWGYPWDRLRDLRRVVLEEYPDADLLAPRYPASWGSNRWVVEGGARPRSRFLEILRRLSWPIRFIWAFFRNLTCWLSRADAARIAADLSDAIQEAVDARAQRPGDGYRKIVLIGHSVGALMIRKAYVYGRGQVQDCPTQLVRGKKPWPGLVERMVLMSSMDRGWTLTVRPEYMSRPLYWFFRLIQRPARKAGLGKLIFATLRGSPFIGNLRVQWSNLNATAEGYPLTILLVGKYDNMMKESDHQDVLLAGDKFCSLVVTSDGIERSKQTGHYDILRFTPGPGHSPESCEKRERLFRTAIADPVGEIGPQTAVENRRRDEVTRVVYLVHGIRDYGDWVDAVAEKLKDVARAEGMPEDSLVVRKGKYVYFSLLNFLIPRDRLKVTREFMDSYTQDVAQFPNARRRFGFVGHSHGTHMLAQAMRDYKACRFERVALTGSVVDRDYEWDEFEAEGRLQDLRNDVATRDWVVGLFPAFHEQLRRVFRRPRGVLGSGGLTGFTRDVANRNQFTVDGGHGAALDPRNHESLSRFILLGPKAGAASFPIELKPQKPEENLQWVTKISGLVWFGILLALLLLLAFTYYLTKFLLGWWIGVLPTAGWAALVVAGVPWVVVVLALVSIWYAADSF; via the coding sequence ATGGCCCTCGCCTACCCCAAGCCGGTCGCCTTCCCCCCTGCGTCCAGATCGCTCGACCTGGTCGTCCTCGTGCACGGCTGGGGGTATCCCTGGGACCGGCTTCGGGACCTCCGGCGGGTCGTCCTCGAAGAGTATCCGGACGCCGATTTGTTGGCGCCGCGCTATCCTGCGAGTTGGGGTTCCAATCGGTGGGTCGTGGAGGGAGGCGCTCGGCCCCGGTCCCGATTCCTCGAAATCCTGCGACGGCTCTCCTGGCCGATCCGCTTCATCTGGGCCTTCTTCCGCAATTTGACGTGTTGGCTCTCCCGGGCCGATGCGGCGAGGATCGCGGCCGACCTGAGCGACGCCATCCAGGAAGCCGTCGACGCCCGGGCCCAGCGACCCGGCGACGGCTATCGGAAAATCGTGCTGATCGGCCACAGCGTCGGAGCGTTGATGATCCGCAAGGCGTACGTCTACGGCCGCGGGCAGGTCCAGGACTGTCCCACGCAGCTCGTTCGGGGGAAGAAGCCCTGGCCGGGCCTGGTCGAACGGATGGTCCTGATGTCGAGCATGGACCGAGGCTGGACGTTGACCGTGCGGCCTGAGTACATGAGCCGGCCTCTCTACTGGTTCTTCCGGCTGATCCAGAGGCCGGCCCGAAAGGCGGGGCTCGGGAAGTTGATCTTCGCAACCCTGCGCGGCTCGCCGTTCATCGGCAACCTCCGCGTCCAGTGGTCGAACCTCAATGCGACCGCCGAGGGCTATCCGCTCACGATCCTGCTGGTGGGCAAGTACGACAACATGATGAAGGAGTCCGACCACCAGGACGTGCTGCTGGCGGGCGACAAGTTTTGCAGTCTGGTCGTGACCTCGGATGGGATCGAGCGCAGCAAGCAGACCGGGCATTACGACATCCTGCGATTCACCCCCGGACCGGGCCACTCTCCGGAAAGCTGCGAGAAGCGCGAGCGGCTCTTCCGCACGGCGATCGCCGACCCCGTGGGGGAGATCGGCCCACAGACGGCCGTCGAGAACCGACGCCGCGACGAGGTGACGCGCGTCGTTTACCTTGTCCACGGCATCCGGGATTACGGCGACTGGGTCGACGCGGTGGCGGAGAAGCTCAAGGACGTCGCCCGCGCGGAGGGGATGCCGGAGGATTCGCTCGTGGTCCGAAAAGGGAAGTACGTCTATTTCTCCCTGCTCAACTTCCTGATCCCCCGAGACCGCCTCAAGGTGACTCGCGAATTCATGGACTCGTACACTCAGGACGTCGCGCAGTTCCCCAACGCCCGCCGCCGTTTCGGATTCGTCGGCCACAGCCACGGCACGCACATGCTGGCGCAGGCGATGCGCGACTACAAGGCGTGTCGGTTCGAACGCGTCGCCCTGACCGGGAGCGTCGTCGACCGCGACTACGAGTGGGACGAGTTCGAGGCCGAGGGACGGCTCCAGGACCTGCGCAACGACGTCGCCACGCGCGACTGGGTCGTGGGCCTTTTCCCGGCCTTCCACGAGCAGCTCCGGCGCGTCTTTCGACGACCGCGGGGCGTCCTGGGAAGCGGCGGTCTGACCGGATTCACCAGGGACGTCGCCAACCGCAACCAGTTCACCGTCGACGGAGGCCACGGCGCGGCTCTCGACCCGCGCAACCACGAGTCGCTCTCCCGGTTCATTCTGCTGGGCCCGAAGGCGGGCGCAGCGTCCTTCCCGATCGAGTTGAAGCCTCAGAAGCCCGAGGAGAACCTCCAGTGGGTCACCAAGATCTCGGGCCTCGTCTGGTTCGGCATCCTGCTCGCCCTGCTGCTCCTCCTCGCCTTCACCTACTACCTCACGAAGTTCCTGCTCGGATGGTGGATCGGCGTCCTTCCCACGGCCGGCTGGGCCGCGCTCGTCGTGGCGGGCGTCCCATGGGTGGTCGTGGTTCTGGCGCTCGTCTCGATCTGGTACGCGGCAGATTCGTTCTGA
- a CDS encoding DUF1592 domain-containing protein — translation MNRPFTQSLIILILGAPLAANPRATAGEDAAAEATGLFKTYCYDCHGDGARKGGLALDELLKPGKGEGRLEWESVWKIVRHEFMPPADADRPSDDERREMTRWIERQVFHVEASKPDPGRVTIRRLNRMEYHYTVRDLFGIELDLARELPPDDTAFGFDNIGDALTLSPALLETYLKLAEKVVESVVVTDGPRHPRVDLSPPQFKATAPDEKGRLQQTAQVELKHSGRYRVEVQFRLGDFRATTGDYLFQMTMGGTKLAEQVVSDGGEKTYVLAGEVELPAGTHALALSTEPTPPVAGGDRPRSLTLFPRAMVVGPLGSNIFDVPEPHRRIFFNGPAPEDPAARRAYAKSVIRRVADRAFRRPATDEAIERLADVALEGGSFEVGIARALTAILGSPRFFYRAELQAHPDDPAEVQPLDEYALASRLSYLLWLSLPDDELSRLAAEGRLRAELPGQLRRMLADPRSGRFFEDFAGQWLRTRNILHTPMTSRDSARVTPVRPAMKRETEMLFEYIAREGRDLVELLTADYTFLNEKLARHYGIDGVSGDEMRRVPLPPESHRQGVLTHGGLLISTSNPGRTSPVKRGVFVLENLLGKEVPPPPPNVAPLEDERRGGFRSRTLREQLAAHREQASCASCHNRFDPIGLALENFDQLGVFRERERNGQPVDATAKLVTGEAISGAAELGRALASRPEAFYRCVAEKLLTYALGRGLEPSDAPTLDAITARTKAEHGAFPAMLTAVVESAPFQSRRGDGGEAAAQARTARMQPPPPERRGAAGRSMVEAARRAAAGEQAKNQAEPEEAEAERPAGAEVEGRP, via the coding sequence ATGAATCGCCCCTTCACGCAGTCTCTGATCATCCTCATCCTGGGGGCCCCCCTGGCGGCGAATCCGCGCGCCACGGCCGGCGAGGATGCGGCCGCCGAGGCGACGGGCCTCTTCAAGACGTACTGCTACGACTGCCACGGCGACGGCGCCCGCAAAGGGGGCCTGGCGCTCGACGAACTGCTGAAGCCCGGCAAGGGCGAGGGCCGGCTCGAGTGGGAGTCCGTCTGGAAGATCGTCCGCCACGAGTTCATGCCCCCCGCCGACGCCGACCGTCCCTCCGACGACGAACGCCGGGAGATGACCCGCTGGATCGAACGCCAGGTCTTCCACGTTGAGGCATCGAAGCCCGACCCAGGCCGCGTGACCATCCGCCGCCTCAATCGGATGGAGTATCACTACACCGTCCGCGACCTGTTCGGGATCGAACTGGATCTGGCCAGGGAACTCCCCCCGGACGACACGGCCTTCGGCTTCGACAACATCGGCGACGCCCTGACGCTCTCCCCCGCCCTCCTGGAAACCTACCTGAAGCTGGCCGAGAAGGTCGTCGAGTCGGTCGTCGTGACCGACGGCCCACGCCATCCTCGGGTCGACCTGTCGCCCCCTCAGTTCAAGGCGACGGCACCCGACGAGAAGGGGCGACTCCAGCAGACCGCCCAGGTTGAGCTGAAGCATTCGGGCCGCTACCGCGTCGAGGTCCAGTTCCGGCTGGGCGACTTCCGGGCCACCACCGGCGATTACCTGTTCCAGATGACCATGGGCGGGACGAAGCTCGCCGAACAGGTCGTCAGCGACGGCGGCGAGAAGACCTACGTCCTTGCCGGCGAGGTCGAGCTGCCGGCTGGGACGCACGCCCTGGCTCTGTCGACCGAGCCGACGCCCCCCGTCGCCGGGGGCGACAGGCCGCGTTCGTTGACCCTCTTCCCCAGAGCCATGGTCGTCGGGCCGCTTGGGTCGAACATCTTCGACGTTCCCGAGCCTCACCGCCGGATCTTCTTCAACGGTCCCGCGCCCGAGGACCCCGCGGCTCGTCGAGCTTACGCCAAGTCCGTCATCCGGCGCGTCGCCGATCGGGCCTTCCGTCGCCCCGCGACCGACGAGGCGATCGAGCGGCTGGCCGACGTCGCCCTGGAGGGGGGCTCGTTCGAGGTCGGAATCGCCCGGGCCCTGACGGCGATCCTGGGCTCCCCTCGGTTCTTCTACCGGGCCGAACTCCAGGCGCACCCGGACGACCCGGCGGAAGTCCAGCCGCTCGACGAATACGCGCTGGCGTCTCGGCTCTCGTACCTGCTCTGGCTGAGCCTTCCGGACGACGAGTTGTCCCGACTGGCCGCGGAAGGCCGATTGCGGGCCGAACTCCCGGGGCAGCTTCGCCGGATGCTGGCGGATCCGAGGTCAGGCCGGTTCTTCGAGGACTTCGCCGGCCAGTGGCTGCGGACGCGCAACATCCTGCACACCCCGATGACCAGCCGCGATTCAGCCCGCGTTACGCCCGTCCGCCCCGCCATGAAGCGCGAGACGGAGATGCTCTTCGAGTACATCGCCCGCGAGGGCCGCGACCTCGTCGAGCTGCTGACGGCCGACTACACGTTCCTCAACGAGAAGCTCGCGAGGCACTATGGGATCGACGGCGTGTCCGGCGACGAGATGCGCCGGGTCCCTCTGCCGCCGGAGAGCCATCGCCAGGGCGTGCTGACCCACGGCGGCCTGCTGATCTCCACGTCGAACCCCGGCCGAACCTCGCCGGTGAAGCGCGGGGTGTTCGTGCTGGAGAACCTGCTGGGGAAGGAAGTGCCGCCACCTCCGCCGAACGTCGCGCCATTGGAGGACGAACGGCGGGGCGGGTTTCGGTCGAGGACGCTCCGCGAGCAACTGGCCGCGCACCGGGAGCAGGCGTCGTGCGCCTCGTGCCACAACCGCTTCGACCCGATCGGCCTGGCGCTGGAGAACTTCGACCAGCTCGGCGTGTTTCGCGAGCGAGAGCGCAACGGCCAACCCGTCGACGCCACCGCGAAGCTCGTGACGGGCGAGGCGATCTCGGGGGCGGCCGAGCTGGGCCGGGCGCTGGCCTCTCGGCCCGAGGCGTTCTACCGCTGCGTGGCCGAGAAGCTGCTGACCTACGCCCTGGGCCGCGGTTTGGAACCTTCGGACGCACCCACGCTGGACGCGATCACGGCCCGAACCAAGGCGGAGCATGGAGCGTTCCCCGCGATGCTGACGGCCGTGGTCGAGAGCGCTCCGTTCCAGTCGCGTCGTGGCGACGGCGGCGAGGCCGCGGCTCAAGCGCGGACGGCCCGGATGCAGCCCCCGCCGCCGGAACGTCGGGGCGCCGCCGGCCGAAGCATGGTGGAGGCCGCCCGTCGCGCGGCGGCCGGGGAACAGGCGAAGAACCAGGCGGAACCCGAAGAGGCCGAGGCCGAGCGCCCGGCAGGCGCCGAAGTGGAGGGAAGGCCGTGA
- a CDS encoding DUF1552 domain-containing protein gives MSRRPTTDGTSRRAFLRGLGACVALPTLESLARPARAGAVAGRPAQTASGMPLRTAFVAFPNGSNYERWLPSGEGRDYKANETFVPMAALREKFQIITNLAHDAANDWGDGPGDHARSGATFLTGAHAWKAGGARLHLGTSVDQVAAAQVGRTTRIDSLQLGTEPGRLYGACDTGYACAYQYNLSWASESTPLPPEPNPRMVFERLFGAPGPNREALLRQRLETRKSVLDFVLDDARSLQKSLGRNDRAKLDEYLAGVRKLEEEIEKHERFRSPDPSLAPALPAGIPEGHGDHVDLMYDLMAIAFQSDSTRVISFAVAPEGSNRPLPELGLTEGHHYLTHHAGDPEKRKKVGQIERWYMERFARFLAKLDAAKDADGSSVLDNAMIVYGCAIGDGNRHNHDQLPVVLAGGGGGTLSPGRHVKLASATPMTNLYASMLDRLGVRAERVGDSTGRLDEV, from the coding sequence GTGAGCCGACGACCGACGACCGACGGGACCAGTCGACGCGCCTTCCTTCGCGGCCTGGGCGCCTGCGTGGCGCTGCCGACCCTCGAATCACTGGCCCGCCCTGCGCGAGCGGGGGCCGTCGCCGGCCGCCCGGCGCAGACGGCCTCCGGCATGCCCCTGCGGACGGCGTTCGTCGCCTTCCCCAACGGCTCGAACTACGAGCGCTGGCTCCCCTCTGGCGAGGGCCGCGACTACAAGGCGAACGAGACGTTCGTCCCGATGGCCGCGCTCCGCGAGAAGTTCCAGATCATCACCAACCTGGCCCACGACGCGGCCAACGACTGGGGAGACGGTCCCGGCGATCACGCTCGCTCCGGAGCCACCTTCCTGACCGGCGCCCACGCCTGGAAGGCCGGCGGCGCGAGGCTCCATCTGGGGACGTCGGTCGATCAGGTGGCCGCCGCGCAGGTCGGCCGGACGACGCGGATCGACTCGCTCCAGCTCGGCACCGAGCCCGGCCGTCTCTACGGGGCCTGTGACACCGGCTACGCCTGTGCGTATCAGTACAACCTCTCGTGGGCTTCCGAGAGCACCCCCCTGCCCCCTGAGCCCAACCCCCGAATGGTCTTCGAGCGTCTCTTCGGCGCGCCCGGCCCCAACCGTGAAGCCCTCCTGCGACAGCGTTTGGAGACCCGCAAAAGCGTCCTCGACTTCGTTCTGGACGACGCCCGCAGCCTGCAGAAGTCGCTGGGTCGGAACGACCGCGCCAAGCTCGATGAGTACCTGGCGGGCGTTCGCAAGCTCGAAGAGGAGATCGAAAAGCACGAGCGGTTCCGCTCGCCCGATCCCTCGCTCGCCCCGGCCCTCCCCGCCGGCATCCCCGAAGGCCACGGCGATCACGTCGACCTGATGTACGACCTGATGGCCATCGCCTTCCAGTCCGACTCGACCCGCGTGATCAGCTTCGCCGTCGCCCCCGAGGGGAGCAACCGCCCTCTCCCGGAGCTGGGCCTGACCGAAGGCCACCACTACCTCACCCACCACGCCGGCGATCCGGAGAAGCGCAAGAAGGTCGGCCAGATCGAGCGCTGGTACATGGAGCGGTTCGCCCGCTTCCTGGCGAAGCTCGACGCCGCCAAGGACGCCGACGGATCGTCCGTCCTGGACAACGCGATGATCGTCTACGGCTGCGCCATCGGCGACGGCAACCGGCACAACCACGACCAGTTGCCGGTCGTCCTGGCGGGCGGCGGCGGTGGGACGCTTTCCCCCGGCCGTCACGTCAAGCTGGCCTCCGCCACGCCGATGACGAACCTCTACGCCTCCATGCTCGACCGCCTGGGCGTCCGCGCCGAACGCGTCGGCGACAGCACCGGGCGGCTCGACGAGGTCTGA
- a CDS encoding sigma-70 family RNA polymerase sigma factor: MLSDAEIREVIDQVSRGNREAFHLIVRAYNLPLRSFIASQVHHLEDVDDLAQEVLLGAYRNLGDFRRGEDFGAWLRGIARNQLLFYFRTSGRRRKAMERFREDASRLVQADLDHAVSGDTSEAVEALLRCVGRLPEKLRRVVRAGLDGDKPALLAKELMTTVGAIYNLHYRANRLLRECMTRELD; the protein is encoded by the coding sequence ATGTTGAGCGACGCGGAGATCCGCGAGGTGATCGATCAGGTGTCGCGCGGTAACCGCGAGGCCTTTCATCTGATCGTCCGCGCTTACAACCTGCCGCTGCGCAGCTTCATCGCCAGTCAGGTTCACCACCTGGAAGACGTCGACGACCTGGCGCAGGAGGTGCTGCTGGGCGCCTATCGCAACCTGGGCGACTTCCGCCGCGGCGAGGACTTCGGAGCGTGGCTGCGGGGCATCGCACGCAACCAACTCCTCTTCTATTTTCGCACCTCGGGAAGGCGACGGAAGGCGATGGAACGGTTCCGCGAAGACGCCTCGCGGCTCGTCCAGGCTGATCTCGACCACGCGGTCTCGGGCGACACCAGCGAGGCCGTCGAGGCCCTGCTGCGTTGCGTGGGTCGGCTCCCGGAGAAGCTCCGCCGCGTGGTCCGCGCCGGCCTCGACGGCGACAAGCCGGCGCTCCTGGCCAAGGAACTGATGACCACCGTCGGCGCGATCTATAACCTGCACTACCGAGCCAACCGCCTGTTGCGGGAATGCATGACGAGGGAACTTGACTGA